A region from the Nocardioides coralli genome encodes:
- a CDS encoding DoxX family protein → MDVLVLAGRVLFALLFLGSGFGHLTQRQMMAGYAASKGVPAPQVMVVLTGLQILAGAIMVAVGVWPDVGALLLVAFLVPTAFIMHGFWGETDPQSKVMEQTQFLKDMSLAGAALVMFAVFAYLGDDLGLVLLGPLFDLS, encoded by the coding sequence ATGGACGTGCTGGTGCTGGCCGGAAGGGTGCTCTTCGCGTTGCTCTTCCTGGGGTCGGGCTTCGGACACCTCACGCAACGGCAGATGATGGCGGGCTATGCGGCCTCGAAGGGCGTTCCGGCCCCGCAGGTGATGGTCGTGTTGACCGGCCTGCAGATCCTGGCGGGTGCCATCATGGTGGCGGTGGGAGTCTGGCCCGATGTGGGGGCCTTGCTCCTCGTGGCGTTCCTGGTGCCGACGGCCTTCATCATGCATGGCTTCTGGGGAGAGACCGACCCTCAGTCCAAGGTCATGGAGCAGACCCAGTTCCTCAAGGACATGTCCCTGGCCGGCGCGGCACTGGTGATGTTCGCGGTGTTCGCATACCTCGGGGACGACCTCGGCCTGGTTCTCCTCGGCCCGCTCTTCGACTTGTCATGA
- a CDS encoding luciferase family protein has protein sequence MAELAALDVVWTESMISVPGAEALTLSRGAVARDPDAFMIGTEFAHLHPAPDHSLHMVLPPKAARAAIEAGWAEQHPMARLGVVSPGAVMVYAPRDAREADIVAKLVATSYAYAGGTLS, from the coding sequence ATGGCCGAGTTGGCCGCTCTGGACGTCGTCTGGACCGAATCGATGATCTCCGTTCCCGGCGCCGAGGCGCTCACCCTGAGCCGCGGCGCAGTTGCTCGAGACCCGGACGCGTTCATGATCGGCACCGAGTTCGCCCACCTTCACCCAGCCCCCGACCATTCGCTCCACATGGTCTTGCCGCCGAAGGCAGCACGCGCGGCCATTGAGGCCGGTTGGGCCGAACAACACCCGATGGCTCGACTCGGAGTGGTCTCCCCCGGCGCAGTCATGGTCTACGCACCCCGCGACGCGCGGGAGGCAGACATCGTCGCCAAGCTCGTCGCGACCTCCTACGCCTACGCGGGCGGCACCCTGTCGTGA
- a CDS encoding nuclear transport factor 2 family protein has product MTERQEFLAWVQSVLKDAEIAAHNGDAGPRRAIWSRNDPVSVLGAWRNASGQQELDELFTHLAGSFSECTSYEFELLEAEVHADTAYTVGFEHTSTSVNGAPQTYTLRVTQTYRREDGEWKVAHRHGSAPPE; this is encoded by the coding sequence ATGACCGAACGTCAGGAGTTCCTCGCCTGGGTGCAGTCGGTTCTCAAGGACGCGGAAATCGCCGCCCACAACGGTGACGCTGGGCCGCGCCGCGCCATTTGGTCACGGAACGACCCCGTCAGCGTGCTCGGCGCCTGGAGGAACGCGAGCGGGCAGCAGGAGCTCGACGAGCTCTTCACCCATCTCGCAGGGAGCTTCTCGGAATGCACTTCCTACGAGTTCGAACTTCTTGAAGCCGAGGTGCATGCGGACACCGCTTACACCGTCGGCTTCGAACACACCTCGACGTCTGTCAACGGCGCGCCTCAGACCTACACCCTTCGCGTCACCCAGACCTACCGGCGCGAGGATGGGGAGTGGAAGGTGGCTCACCGGCACGGAAGCGCACCGCCGGAGTAG
- a CDS encoding MMPL family transporter produces the protein MLWLIALAVPIVGVAANGVQVSSELKIDNTQAQAVLDRVEQELPSASGGQVSAVFVASDGRLDDPAATEAVTSAIEEVYALDLVAEPASPQQGAGQQPGGPGDGAEGQSGSPSSAPVGPLMGPDGRPVPGVLVAEDGKVALFQFQTTVQPTSLTEDEITTIVDALKSVEDGTSIEALPSDSLKAFEPPVGVGEVIGVIVAAVVLVLTLGSLVAAGLPLLTALFGVGIGVGGAYALSEFITMNSATPVLGLMIGLAVGIDYALFIVNRQRRLILDHQLTAEEAAARAVGTAGSAVFFAGMTVVIALASLSIIGISFLTVMALVAATTVILAVLIALTLLPALLGFVGERVVSRRARERRAGRGEEAHGVAHRFVRPVVAGRWLVSFGVVGLLVLAAVPVLDIRLGIPTGATANTDTDARKSYEAISTSFGEGFNGPLLVTVEPSGSAPLDAERAAALIGDLSAQDDIATVAPVGATPDGQFQVLSVIPESGPDETATTDLVRDLRSPDSAVASTNDVTLGVTGLTAINIDMSEKLSDALPLYLALIIVLSMVVLTLVFRSLVVPVMATLGFVLSILATFGATTAVFQWGWGKELFGFDTGGPLVSFMPIMVTGILYGLAMDYQVFLVSSMREAYVHGRHGRDAVIYGFDQASRVVVAAAIIMIAVFSGFIFSHDVMIKQIGFALAIGVLIDAFVVRVTLIPAAMAVFGDRAWWLPRWLDRLLPDLDVEGDKLADRLHVESGQTAEAADTSVSAGVSPRAGKDSRD, from the coding sequence GTGCTGTGGCTCATCGCCTTGGCCGTCCCCATCGTGGGCGTGGCTGCCAACGGAGTCCAGGTCAGCTCGGAACTGAAGATCGACAACACCCAGGCACAGGCTGTCCTGGATCGCGTCGAGCAGGAGCTGCCGTCAGCGTCGGGTGGTCAGGTGAGCGCGGTGTTCGTGGCCTCGGACGGGAGGCTGGACGATCCGGCGGCCACCGAGGCGGTGACGTCGGCGATCGAGGAGGTCTACGCGCTCGACCTCGTGGCAGAACCTGCGTCGCCGCAGCAAGGCGCCGGTCAGCAGCCGGGCGGACCCGGCGATGGTGCCGAAGGACAATCAGGGTCGCCTTCCTCAGCCCCGGTCGGCCCCCTGATGGGCCCTGATGGTCGGCCCGTCCCGGGCGTCCTGGTTGCTGAAGACGGCAAGGTGGCGCTCTTCCAGTTCCAGACGACGGTCCAGCCCACCTCGCTCACCGAGGACGAGATCACGACCATTGTCGACGCGTTGAAGTCCGTCGAGGACGGAACCAGCATCGAGGCACTTCCGAGTGACTCGCTGAAGGCGTTCGAACCCCCCGTCGGCGTCGGCGAGGTCATCGGGGTGATCGTCGCGGCCGTCGTTCTGGTGCTGACGCTCGGGTCCCTGGTGGCGGCCGGACTCCCGTTGCTCACCGCCCTGTTCGGGGTCGGGATCGGCGTCGGCGGTGCGTATGCCCTGTCCGAGTTCATCACCATGAACTCGGCGACCCCGGTCCTGGGCCTCATGATCGGCCTCGCCGTCGGGATCGACTACGCGCTGTTCATCGTCAACCGGCAACGACGGCTCATCCTGGATCATCAGCTCACGGCCGAGGAGGCCGCGGCGAGGGCGGTCGGCACAGCCGGCAGCGCGGTCTTCTTCGCCGGCATGACCGTGGTGATCGCCCTGGCGTCGCTGAGCATCATCGGCATCTCGTTCCTGACCGTCATGGCCCTGGTCGCGGCGACCACGGTCATCCTTGCGGTCTTGATCGCGTTGACGTTGTTGCCGGCGCTGCTGGGTTTCGTCGGAGAACGCGTCGTGAGTCGTCGGGCCCGCGAGCGTCGGGCTGGGCGCGGCGAGGAGGCGCACGGGGTTGCGCACCGCTTCGTACGGCCCGTCGTCGCCGGTCGATGGCTCGTGTCCTTCGGTGTGGTCGGCCTGTTGGTACTTGCGGCCGTGCCCGTGCTCGACATCCGACTGGGCATCCCCACAGGCGCCACGGCCAACACCGACACCGATGCCAGGAAGAGCTATGAAGCGATCTCCACGTCGTTCGGTGAAGGCTTCAACGGTCCCCTGCTGGTGACCGTGGAGCCGAGCGGTTCGGCCCCCCTCGACGCGGAACGCGCCGCAGCTCTGATCGGAGACCTGAGCGCGCAGGACGACATCGCCACCGTGGCACCCGTCGGGGCCACCCCGGACGGACAGTTCCAGGTGCTGAGCGTCATCCCGGAGTCCGGACCCGACGAGACCGCGACCACGGACCTCGTGCGAGACCTCCGGTCCCCAGACAGTGCGGTAGCCAGCACCAACGACGTCACACTGGGCGTCACCGGTCTGACCGCGATCAACATCGACATGTCGGAGAAGCTGTCCGACGCACTACCTCTGTACCTCGCGCTGATCATCGTGCTGTCCATGGTCGTGCTGACGCTGGTGTTCCGGTCCCTCGTCGTCCCCGTGATGGCCACCCTGGGATTCGTGCTCTCGATCCTCGCGACGTTCGGCGCCACCACCGCGGTGTTCCAGTGGGGCTGGGGCAAGGAGCTGTTCGGGTTCGACACCGGGGGCCCGCTGGTCAGCTTCATGCCGATCATGGTGACCGGCATCCTCTACGGCCTGGCCATGGACTACCAGGTGTTCCTGGTGTCCTCCATGCGGGAGGCCTACGTGCACGGGCGCCACGGGCGGGACGCGGTCATCTACGGGTTCGACCAGGCCAGCCGCGTCGTGGTCGCAGCTGCGATCATCATGATCGCCGTCTTCTCGGGCTTCATCTTCAGCCACGACGTGATGATCAAGCAGATCGGCTTCGCTCTGGCCATCGGCGTGTTGATCGACGCATTCGTGGTCCGCGTCACCCTGATCCCCGCCGCGATGGCCGTCTTCGGCGATCGCGCCTGGTGGTTGCCGCGATGGCTCGACCGGCTGCTACCCGACCTCGACGTCGAGGGAGACAAGCTGGCCGATCGGCTCCACGTGGAGAGCGGGCAGACGGCAGAGGCGGCGGACACGTCGGTGAGCGCTGGAGTGTCGCCTCGCGCCGGGAAGGACAGCCGGGACTGA
- a CDS encoding PaaI family thioesterase — protein sequence MPAHDEAPERTGKGDRVDLEEMTQRLSQLRQTPLADGPLPPHHPQCLGCGPDNPHGHQLHARRSGDHIVAEHIFDTRHVGAPGIAHGGAVATVFDDLFGFTLYLVGEPAVTRRLTVNYSRPVLLGIEYALKAWVVTRNGRAVELSAHLRPVDEERPVARADAEFAIVGLEHFVQAGN from the coding sequence ATGCCGGCACACGATGAAGCCCCAGAGCGGACGGGCAAGGGCGATCGAGTCGACCTCGAGGAGATGACCCAGCGTCTGAGCCAGCTGAGGCAGACGCCGCTGGCCGACGGCCCGCTCCCACCCCACCACCCGCAGTGCCTGGGATGTGGGCCGGACAACCCGCACGGCCACCAACTGCACGCTCGGCGCTCCGGGGACCACATCGTCGCCGAGCACATCTTCGACACGCGACACGTCGGCGCCCCCGGCATCGCGCACGGCGGCGCCGTCGCCACCGTGTTCGACGACCTGTTCGGCTTCACCCTCTACCTGGTCGGCGAACCCGCCGTCACGCGCAGGCTCACAGTCAACTACTCCCGTCCCGTGCTGCTCGGCATTGAGTACGCCCTGAAGGCCTGGGTGGTCACGCGGAACGGACGCGCAGTCGAACTCTCAGCACACCTGCGCCCAGTCGACGAGGAGCGCCCCGTTGCGCGGGCCGACGCCGAATTCGCCATCGTCGGGCTGGAGCACTTCGTCCAAGCCGGGAACTAG
- a CDS encoding GbsR/MarR family transcriptional regulator → MTHPEQQAQPGDFEPTNPPTDLPTQPSVEQRLVERCARMFHQTGLSLMAGRVLAFTMLDDAGAHTAQEFALGLGVSTSAVSGAVRELERLGLLERSRASGVRAVQYTPRVVREDVWVRLLAAQTDRLRLAHEQALAFGTRALGHDHRMLRRLGEAGVPLARHNYQVAHLDLPATSRK, encoded by the coding sequence ATGACCCACCCGGAGCAGCAGGCGCAGCCAGGTGACTTCGAGCCGACCAACCCGCCGACAGACCTGCCGACCCAGCCGTCGGTCGAGCAGCGACTGGTGGAACGGTGCGCCCGGATGTTCCATCAGACTGGCCTCTCCCTGATGGCCGGACGGGTCCTCGCCTTTACCATGCTCGACGACGCCGGGGCGCACACCGCACAGGAGTTCGCCCTCGGGCTGGGTGTCAGCACGTCAGCCGTTTCGGGTGCCGTGCGCGAACTGGAGCGGCTGGGACTGTTGGAGAGGTCGCGAGCATCCGGGGTCCGCGCCGTCCAGTACACCCCGCGCGTGGTTCGGGAGGACGTATGGGTTCGCCTGCTGGCCGCGCAGACAGACCGTCTGCGACTGGCTCACGAGCAGGCACTGGCCTTCGGCACCCGGGCCCTCGGGCACGACCATCGGATGCTGCGCAGGCTCGGGGAGGCCGGAGTCCCTCTTGCCCGTCACAACTATCAGGTCGCCCACCTAGATCTGCCAGCCACGTCAAGGAAATGA
- a CDS encoding TetR/AcrR family transcriptional regulator produces the protein MSAATTAFAADGYSNSSMRGIAARAGVDPALLHHYFGSKRLLFEAVIQPAYAIRERLVAMADRGASVEDLLEVLLSSCEDPTVGPAVMAAARSVSDSKAPSCEAIPRHRTPHPACAPPETSASSRPDHQHEPTDSDHALRRSLLAADVLGLVLARYVLRVDPLATAPHDEVISAFAPVLADHLCDRRSPRPSASLTE, from the coding sequence GTGAGCGCTGCCACCACCGCTTTTGCCGCCGACGGCTACTCCAACTCCTCGATGCGCGGGATCGCGGCACGCGCGGGCGTCGACCCAGCGTTGCTCCACCACTACTTCGGCAGCAAGCGACTGCTCTTCGAGGCAGTCATCCAGCCGGCGTATGCCATCCGGGAGCGCTTGGTGGCGATGGCCGACCGCGGGGCCAGCGTCGAGGACCTGTTGGAGGTCCTGCTGTCCTCGTGCGAGGACCCCACCGTCGGTCCAGCCGTCATGGCGGCCGCCCGGAGCGTCTCTGACTCCAAGGCACCATCGTGTGAGGCCATCCCACGTCACCGCACACCTCACCCCGCGTGCGCACCCCCAGAAACGTCAGCATCGTCACGACCCGACCACCAGCACGAGCCCACCGACTCCGACCACGCGCTGCGTCGCAGCCTGCTCGCCGCCGATGTCCTCGGGCTCGTCCTGGCACGGTACGTCCTGCGAGTCGATCCGCTGGCCACCGCGCCGCATGATGAGGTCATCAGCGCGTTCGCACCGGTCCTCGCCGACCACCTGTGCGACCGCCGGTCCCCACGCCCCAGTGCGTCGCTCACGGAGTGA
- a CDS encoding TetR/AcrR family transcriptional regulator — protein sequence MLGVRETRRLETERRLSQAAFDLAVERGVDGFTIDDVVAAAGYSRRTFANHFSCKEEAVAASVLQYDTDAQGVLDALDPSTPVVEALHAVMAQQFTADMLEKLRAVYRLSSDYPSVRPYVLATLEELRHRALRALSIWTDDQRPTLYLPLLFGAVYGAASAVLEGQVDVALTSGEDRSDAMAYEDFVDLVFAYVKTGF from the coding sequence ATGCTGGGGGTCCGCGAGACCAGGCGGCTCGAGACTGAACGACGTCTGTCGCAAGCCGCGTTCGACTTGGCTGTTGAGCGCGGGGTTGACGGATTCACGATCGATGACGTCGTAGCGGCCGCGGGGTACTCGCGGCGAACCTTCGCGAATCACTTCTCGTGCAAGGAGGAGGCGGTTGCGGCCTCCGTTCTGCAGTACGACACCGACGCCCAGGGGGTCCTCGACGCGCTCGACCCCTCTACCCCGGTGGTCGAGGCCCTACACGCGGTGATGGCCCAACAGTTCACCGCAGACATGCTCGAGAAGCTGCGGGCGGTCTACCGGCTCTCGTCCGATTACCCCTCGGTGAGACCGTACGTGCTGGCCACGCTGGAGGAACTGCGTCACCGTGCGCTTCGCGCCCTGAGCATCTGGACCGACGACCAACGTCCCACGCTCTACCTGCCCCTACTGTTCGGTGCTGTCTACGGTGCCGCCTCCGCGGTCCTGGAGGGCCAGGTCGACGTCGCGCTCACCAGCGGTGAGGACCGCTCGGACGCCATGGCCTACGAGGACTTCGTGGACCTGGTCTTCGCGTACGTGAAGACAGGATTCTGA
- a CDS encoding MFS transporter: MANWDERRSRDEAHAGAHLGVLLTVMCLGLALVIGAASSLSLALPDLAQRTGATQTELTWVVNSYALVFAGMLLPVGFAADRYGRRLFLVGGLVVFGVASLSSSLVEDPTVIILLRGLAGVGAAAVMPATLSVLVDAFPAERRAMAVSVWAGVSGAGAMLGIVVAGVLLEAFSWSSVQLVYGAAGLAAALASFLVAPVSRNVGLAQDPLGGLLSAAGLGGVVYGVIEGPERGWTDIATVGGLVLGALLLIAFVVHELRSQSPMLDVRLFRGRGVSAGSLLIFVQFFAAFGFFFLAPQWLQYVRSLSPLESALWLLPMAVGIAPASRFGPALLSRLGVRRVATSGMALMAVCYAQFAIQADGEQPMWVFAGTLVLFGAAFGLAITPGTSLIIDGLPEDRRTLSAAVNDVTREVGGALGGAIAASVLLAVYEDRLSPATAALPAPAAAAARDGVTQALEVSTRLGADGQALASAALSSFSDGYGAALWLAAAVMAVGAVVCAMLTPPEGSQGRRDRAEQGEREPLRAA, translated from the coding sequence ATGGCGAATTGGGACGAACGCCGGTCGCGGGATGAGGCTCACGCGGGCGCGCACCTGGGCGTCCTGCTCACGGTGATGTGTCTCGGCCTTGCTCTGGTGATCGGGGCCGCGTCGTCTCTCTCGCTGGCGCTGCCGGATCTCGCGCAACGCACCGGGGCCACGCAGACAGAGCTGACGTGGGTGGTCAACTCCTACGCCCTCGTCTTTGCCGGGATGCTGCTGCCGGTTGGTTTTGCTGCGGACCGGTACGGCCGGCGGCTGTTCCTCGTTGGCGGGCTGGTCGTCTTCGGTGTGGCCAGCTTGAGCTCCAGCCTCGTCGAGGATCCCACCGTGATCATCCTCCTGCGTGGACTGGCCGGGGTGGGCGCGGCGGCGGTGATGCCTGCGACCCTCTCGGTGCTGGTGGACGCGTTCCCCGCGGAGCGCCGCGCCATGGCGGTGTCCGTCTGGGCGGGGGTGTCGGGTGCCGGCGCGATGCTCGGCATCGTGGTCGCCGGCGTGCTGCTGGAGGCATTCTCCTGGTCCAGCGTGCAACTGGTGTACGGCGCGGCCGGACTCGCTGCCGCCCTGGCGTCGTTCCTGGTCGCGCCTGTGTCGCGCAACGTCGGACTGGCGCAGGATCCGCTCGGAGGGCTGCTCTCGGCGGCTGGACTCGGCGGGGTGGTCTATGGGGTCATCGAGGGCCCCGAGCGTGGGTGGACCGACATCGCCACGGTGGGTGGCCTTGTGCTGGGGGCACTGCTCCTGATCGCCTTTGTGGTTCACGAGCTCCGCAGCCAGTCGCCGATGCTCGATGTCCGACTGTTCCGTGGGCGCGGCGTCTCGGCGGGGAGCCTGCTGATCTTCGTGCAGTTCTTCGCGGCGTTCGGCTTCTTCTTCCTGGCGCCGCAGTGGCTGCAATACGTGAGGAGCCTGAGCCCACTCGAGTCCGCCCTGTGGTTGCTGCCCATGGCTGTCGGCATCGCTCCCGCATCCAGATTTGGGCCAGCGCTCCTGTCGCGTCTCGGCGTACGCCGGGTCGCTACGAGCGGCATGGCGCTGATGGCAGTCTGCTACGCGCAGTTCGCCATTCAGGCGGACGGCGAGCAGCCGATGTGGGTGTTCGCAGGGACGCTCGTCCTGTTCGGCGCAGCGTTCGGGCTGGCGATCACACCGGGCACCAGCCTCATCATCGACGGACTCCCCGAGGACCGACGGACCCTGTCAGCCGCGGTCAACGACGTCACCCGCGAGGTCGGCGGAGCGCTTGGCGGTGCCATCGCGGCCTCCGTGCTGCTGGCCGTCTACGAGGACCGCCTGTCACCGGCGACCGCGGCGCTGCCTGCCCCGGCGGCAGCCGCCGCACGCGACGGCGTCACCCAGGCTCTCGAGGTGTCGACCCGCCTCGGCGCCGACGGACAGGCTCTGGCCTCGGCCGCCCTCAGCTCCTTCTCCGATGGATACGGAGCGGCACTATGGCTGGCCGCGGCGGTGATGGCCGTCGGTGCGGTGGTGTGCGCCATGCTCACACCACCCGAAGGCTCGCAGGGACGACGCGACCGAGCGGAGCAGGGAGAACGCGAGCCGTTGAGGGCCGCCTGA
- a CDS encoding DICT sensory domain-containing protein gives MQDEEDGDDTLSIGQLAAQAGVTPQLIRTWESRFGFPHPRRLASGHRRYARADIAAVRAVLEARSRGVDLQTAVHSATTRATAAVRGSLFAGFAAGHGLQRYRLHKSTLLAMSWAIEDEVLAGAQRGLLIGTFQEVRHFRASRARWHDLAAASEHALAMADFSRHDDDAVPAEVALPRHYPLLREWALLHESPSLTVALVAREAAGQGQVRDADRVFEAAWSFDGAVVRECLTNCIAIASHLGSHAALRLGSALEQQPLPPSTSVVVAHQIFSRAIEFMDQASQQRP, from the coding sequence GTGCAGGATGAGGAAGACGGCGACGACACCCTGTCGATCGGGCAGTTGGCCGCACAAGCCGGTGTCACACCCCAGCTGATCCGGACCTGGGAGTCGCGCTTCGGCTTCCCCCACCCGCGACGCCTGGCCAGCGGTCACCGCCGCTACGCGCGCGCCGACATCGCCGCCGTCCGCGCGGTGCTCGAGGCCCGGAGCCGGGGCGTCGACCTGCAAACGGCCGTTCACAGCGCCACGACGCGCGCCACGGCCGCCGTCCGAGGTTCCCTGTTCGCCGGCTTCGCTGCAGGGCACGGCCTGCAGCGGTACCGGCTGCACAAGTCGACCCTCCTGGCGATGTCGTGGGCCATCGAGGACGAGGTCCTGGCGGGCGCCCAGCGCGGGCTCTTGATCGGGACCTTCCAAGAGGTCCGCCACTTCCGCGCATCACGGGCGCGGTGGCACGACCTGGCGGCGGCGTCCGAGCACGCGCTCGCGATGGCGGACTTCTCCCGCCACGACGACGATGCGGTCCCTGCCGAGGTCGCGCTTCCCCGCCACTACCCACTGCTGCGCGAGTGGGCGCTGTTGCACGAGTCTCCTTCGCTCACGGTGGCGCTCGTAGCTCGTGAGGCTGCCGGCCAGGGCCAGGTCCGCGACGCAGACCGCGTGTTCGAGGCCGCGTGGAGCTTCGACGGAGCCGTGGTTCGAGAGTGCCTGACGAACTGCATCGCCATCGCCTCACACCTCGGCTCACACGCGGCGCTACGCCTCGGCTCCGCGTTGGAGCAACAGCCGCTGCCTCCCTCGACGTCTGTGGTAGTGGCGCACCAGATCTTCAGTCGCGCCATCGAGTTCATGGACCAGGCCTCGCAGCAGCGCCCCTGA
- a CDS encoding TetR/AcrR family transcriptional regulator, which yields MPTAASRQDLRSAATRRTLLDATVACLVEDGYVGTTGPAIARRAGLSRGAQLHHFGTRDQMVVAAVEHLGQLRLAEVRASLEELQADDRGASETGVVALELLAAALSGPLYAATLELWVAARSHESLRSELVPAERRVRAELESVCRDFVTQDPRNIQATLDLLLGQGVSGLFEDDHTSRKSAREHWHSLLTKHDETPATSTGEAPNTPTPASPR from the coding sequence GTGCCGACAGCAGCCTCCCGACAGGACCTTCGCTCCGCCGCCACCCGGCGGACCCTGCTGGACGCAACCGTTGCCTGCCTGGTCGAGGACGGCTACGTCGGGACGACTGGTCCAGCCATCGCCCGGCGTGCGGGTCTCTCCCGCGGGGCCCAGCTCCACCACTTCGGCACCCGCGACCAGATGGTGGTGGCCGCCGTGGAACACCTGGGACAGCTGCGTCTTGCGGAGGTGAGAGCGAGTCTTGAAGAACTGCAGGCCGACGACCGAGGAGCCTCCGAAACGGGTGTGGTCGCGCTGGAGCTGCTGGCGGCAGCACTCTCCGGGCCCTTGTACGCGGCGACGCTCGAGCTCTGGGTCGCTGCCCGCTCCCACGAGTCCCTGAGGTCAGAACTCGTACCGGCTGAACGGCGGGTCAGGGCCGAACTCGAGAGTGTGTGCCGGGACTTCGTCACCCAGGACCCACGCAATATCCAGGCGACTCTCGACCTCCTGCTGGGCCAGGGAGTCTCAGGGCTCTTCGAGGACGACCACACGTCCCGCAAGAGCGCCCGAGAACACTGGCACTCGCTGCTGACCAAGCATGACGAGACGCCCGCCACATCAACCGGCGAGGCGCCCAACACTCCCACCCCGGCGAGCCCCCGATGA
- a CDS encoding maleylpyruvate isomerase family mycothiol-dependent enzyme — protein MTPIDLRERHQLCDLLLEVGPAAPTLCEGWDTMDLATHLYVRERHPLRPTRGTPRALHNGFEWVVGQLRAGPPLPWRTPVLRDLANGLEYFIHHEDVRRTNGLELRPRSEDLERLAWRADRLLARRLPKRLGPHSLRLESDDGGVAEYGSGPTVMLSGRPTEMLLFLSGRPAGSALVISGSAAAQDALHASQRRF, from the coding sequence ATGACCCCCATCGACCTACGAGAACGGCACCAGCTCTGCGACCTGCTGCTCGAAGTCGGGCCCGCGGCCCCCACCCTCTGCGAGGGGTGGGACACGATGGATCTGGCGACCCATCTCTACGTGCGCGAGCGGCACCCCCTGCGTCCGACCCGGGGCACGCCCAGGGCTTTGCACAACGGGTTCGAATGGGTGGTGGGCCAACTACGCGCCGGGCCGCCGCTGCCGTGGCGAACACCAGTGCTGCGCGACTTGGCAAACGGGCTGGAGTACTTCATCCACCACGAGGATGTGCGCCGCACAAACGGGCTCGAGCTCCGGCCACGATCCGAGGACCTGGAGCGGCTCGCGTGGCGCGCCGACAGACTGCTGGCGCGAAGACTGCCCAAGCGCCTCGGTCCGCACTCCTTGCGGCTCGAATCCGACGACGGGGGCGTCGCCGAATACGGATCCGGACCCACGGTCATGCTGAGCGGCCGGCCCACCGAGATGCTCCTCTTCCTCAGCGGCCGTCCCGCCGGCAGCGCCTTGGTCATCAGCGGATCCGCAGCAGCCCAAGACGCCCTCCACGCTTCCCAACGACGCTTCTGA
- a CDS encoding MarR family winged helix-turn-helix transcriptional regulator encodes MAPDGLSCVPPAHGPNEANHHNTLELLQGLLDTAQRAEPVLAGRAQLSPNELKALQQLARHRWGPAELARHLGVSTPAATGIVDRLVARGHATRVPHPTDRRRVQIELTPLAHASTLPLRTPMLSALAEIDMALTDTERAAVDQFLAHTIQAIKQVL; translated from the coding sequence ATGGCCCCCGACGGACTGTCGTGCGTGCCCCCGGCACACGGACCCAACGAAGCGAACCACCACAACACCCTTGAACTGCTCCAAGGGCTGCTCGACACGGCCCAGCGCGCCGAGCCGGTGCTTGCTGGTCGTGCCCAGCTGTCCCCCAACGAGCTCAAGGCACTCCAACAACTTGCACGCCATCGGTGGGGACCTGCCGAGCTCGCCCGGCATCTCGGAGTCTCGACACCAGCGGCAACCGGCATCGTTGACCGCCTCGTTGCACGAGGCCACGCCACGCGGGTACCACACCCAACCGACCGCCGCCGCGTCCAGATCGAACTGACCCCGCTCGCGCACGCCAGCACGCTGCCATTGCGGACACCCATGCTGTCCGCACTCGCCGAGATCGACATGGCGTTGACGGACACCGAGAGGGCCGCAGTCGACCAGTTCCTCGCTCACACAATCCAAGCGATCAAACAAGTTCTGTGA